The following coding sequences are from one bacterium window:
- a CDS encoding SDR family oxidoreductase, with protein sequence MARKVALITGSNRGIGFETALGLGQKGMHILLGVRNQKLGKSALVALKNRGVSAELVKLDLSSDDSILKAVQQIKRKYKKLDVLVNNAGVLLEPWTTPPSQASYQKIKQTFKTNFFGVILLTQKLLPLLKKSSQGRIVNVSSIASSLTLLQKTNSEIYGWNVLGYSASKTALNALTVHLAYELKGTKIKVNAAHPGWVRTRMGTAKGPVDVATGAKTSIRLATLPANGPSGKLFHMNKVLPW encoded by the coding sequence ATGGCTAGGAAAGTAGCACTGATCACGGGCTCAAATCGAGGAATTGGTTTCGAGACCGCCCTTGGGCTTGGTCAGAAGGGAATGCACATTTTGCTTGGCGTGCGTAACCAAAAGCTCGGGAAGAGCGCCCTTGTGGCACTAAAAAATAGAGGCGTTTCTGCTGAGCTAGTTAAGCTTGATCTCTCCAGTGATGATTCGATTCTTAAAGCTGTTCAGCAAATTAAGAGAAAGTATAAAAAGCTTGATGTCCTGGTCAATAATGCTGGAGTCTTGCTCGAGCCCTGGACAACCCCTCCATCACAAGCAAGTTATCAGAAAATCAAACAAACTTTTAAAACCAATTTCTTTGGCGTAATTCTGCTAACGCAAAAACTATTACCGCTCCTGAAGAAAAGCTCTCAAGGTCGAATTGTCAATGTCTCAAGTATTGCCAGTTCACTCACGCTACTGCAAAAAACAAATTCAGAAATTTATGGTTGGAATGTTTTAGGTTACTCCGCTTCAAAAACTGCTTTGAATGCTCTCACAGTGCATCTTGCTTATGAGTTGAAAGGGACAAAAATTAAGGTCAACGCTGCGCACCCAGGCTGGGTGCGCACGCGCATGGGCACAGCTAAAGGGCCAGTTGATGTTGCTACAGGAGCTAAAACTTCAATTCGACTGGCAACCCTTCCCGCTAACGGCCCTTCGGGGAAGCTCTTTCATATGAATAAAGTTTTACCGTGGTAG
- a CDS encoding amino acid ABC transporter ATP-binding protein, producing the protein MISLKNISKAYAEQVVLKDVSLSIAPGAITGLVGPSGSGKTSLLRIAALLEEPDSGTVATNQENLEHQLGIVFQQLFLWPHLTLHENMTLASRVRKIDFNSRYLTLLEKLDLVGAIYKYPREASLGQKQRAALIRALLTSPKYLFLDEPTSALDNQMATQVSEIICTEAKNGVGILLISHHQELVRNIADAILHISDGRFSPLGHAP; encoded by the coding sequence ATGATCTCCCTTAAGAACATCTCTAAAGCTTATGCTGAGCAAGTTGTGCTCAAGGATGTCTCCTTATCAATTGCTCCCGGTGCAATCACTGGGCTTGTGGGCCCCAGTGGTTCAGGAAAGACTTCTTTACTGCGTATTGCTGCCCTACTGGAAGAACCAGATAGTGGAACTGTAGCAACAAACCAAGAAAATTTAGAGCATCAATTGGGAATTGTTTTTCAACAACTTTTTCTTTGGCCACATTTGACTTTGCACGAAAATATGACGCTTGCTTCAAGGGTGCGTAAGATTGATTTCAATTCACGTTACCTAACACTATTAGAAAAACTAGATTTAGTTGGTGCGATTTATAAATATCCCCGCGAAGCCTCGCTAGGTCAAAAGCAACGCGCTGCTTTAATCAGAGCACTACTTACCAGTCCTAAATATTTATTCCTTGATGAGCCGACTTCAGCACTCGATAATCAGATGGCTACTCAAGTTTCAGAAATTATTTGTACGGAAGCAAAAAATGGTGTGGGGATTCTCCTGATTTCCCATCATCAAGAGTTGGTGCGAAATATTGCTGACGCCATACTGCATATTTCAGATGGTAGATTTAGCCCTTTAGGTCATGCACCATAA
- a CDS encoding ABC transporter permease subunit, which translates to MTLLSILVEYQEAFIDGLKTTLAMALITWTSGIIGGILVGFLASYFEKTIGSCLRLIAFILSGLPVLVPLLVLHYPAQANANIRVNPFYTASLVFSLVNIVVVGICTFQAIKDFPRQFIAVAKISGLSPLQIFRYIQLPLLLRSLIPTLLFIQVAALHLTIVASWISVDDLFRQAQRITMKTFHPIEVYSVVGGFFLVICLPLNAFALILRNKYTRELSER; encoded by the coding sequence ATGACACTGCTATCCATTTTAGTTGAATACCAAGAGGCATTTATCGATGGTCTAAAGACCACGCTGGCAATGGCTTTGATTACTTGGACCTCGGGTATTATCGGCGGAATCCTTGTCGGCTTTCTTGCCAGTTATTTTGAAAAAACTATCGGAAGTTGCTTACGGCTAATTGCCTTCATCCTTTCAGGCTTACCGGTTTTAGTGCCGCTCTTGGTGCTGCATTATCCAGCTCAGGCAAATGCGAACATTCGCGTCAATCCTTTCTACACGGCAAGCTTAGTCTTTAGTTTGGTTAATATTGTTGTCGTAGGAATTTGCACTTTTCAAGCGATTAAAGATTTTCCACGGCAATTTATTGCCGTCGCTAAAATTTCGGGATTAAGCCCTCTACAAATCTTTCGCTACATACAACTACCATTACTGCTGCGCTCATTAATTCCGACGTTATTGTTTATACAAGTTGCAGCTCTGCATCTGACAATTGTTGCCAGCTGGATTTCTGTGGATGATTTATTCCGCCAAGCCCAGCGCATTACCATGAAAACCTTTCACCCAATTGAAGTCTATAGTGTTGTCGGCGGATTCTTTTTGGTAATTTGTCTACCCTTAAATGCTTTTGCGCTAATTCTTCGCAATAAATATACACGCGAATTATCGGAGCGCTAA
- a CDS encoding sulfite exporter TauE/SafE family protein yields the protein MEMIIQVFFIGFTAALLSSISGGGSALVATPLLIMLGYPLQLVIASNNLSGACWTPFAARNYLKTLKIDYTLVSSLVILGIVGSWLGATVVTGFDEALLKIIVGTIIFCLSILVYFKKDFGLEEKKATLSKTLCSLFALPLGFYEGFFGSGNGLFTSAVLTRFQGFSLIRALGTYYIIAFFWCSIAAATYIYKGFWDTNLMLPAASGSILGASLGSKLGKKYGAPYVRKCFVAVGSILGLELLLNGFQSM from the coding sequence ATGGAAATGATCATTCAAGTTTTCTTCATTGGTTTTACCGCTGCATTATTGAGTTCAATTAGCGGAGGTGGGTCAGCGCTAGTGGCGACACCGCTCTTGATTATGCTGGGCTACCCACTACAACTTGTGATTGCATCAAATAATTTATCTGGTGCTTGCTGGACACCTTTTGCTGCAAGAAACTATTTAAAAACCTTAAAAATTGATTACACGCTTGTTTCTAGCTTAGTCATTTTAGGTATAGTCGGCAGTTGGCTTGGAGCTACGGTCGTAACAGGCTTCGATGAAGCTTTGCTAAAAATTATCGTCGGAACAATTATTTTTTGTCTGTCGATATTAGTCTACTTTAAAAAAGATTTTGGCCTAGAAGAAAAAAAGGCGACATTAAGTAAAACTCTCTGTAGTCTATTTGCTTTGCCCTTGGGGTTTTATGAGGGATTCTTTGGCTCGGGTAATGGGCTATTTACGTCTGCCGTACTCACTCGTTTTCAGGGTTTTAGTTTAATTCGCGCTCTAGGCACGTACTACATCATTGCCTTCTTTTGGTGTAGCATCGCGGCGGCAACATACATTTACAAGGGATTTTGGGATACAAATTTAATGCTGCCTGCGGCCTCAGGTTCAATCTTAGGTGCAAGTTTAGGATCTAAACTTGGCAAAAAATACGGCGCGCCATACGTGCGCAAATGCTTTGTGGCAGTAGGCTCAATACTCGGCCTTGAGCTATTGTTAAATGGATTTCAAAGCATGTAG
- a CDS encoding serine/threonine protein kinase, which produces MDTTQKQGTAPNQSFSAGEMVASRYKIIRLLGVGGMGCVYLAEDTALKSERIAIKILHQQLSFDEKYSERFLREVQLMRKVNHPNVVRTFDFGADKQAVYFTMEFVAGKSLLECIQKKLIQPSSYVSLIMQICSGLASIHQAGILHRDLKPENILILEDGTAKITDFGVARTETSELTAHNEIVGSAPYMAPEVWLGEKLSASVDLYSLGIILYELVTQELPFDAEVPATVMREHLYQKPKPPRDFDRNIPQWLNLLILRLLEKSAYNRPRSAVEIIQMLKRVGGDSARISLQALAGEVSASTTIAAAYLESLEERSQRAASKLATTQTTRETQAGTVNQGQIQNQIIGMASKIKHVTLRRIALPKIKKQPLVFALLSPINKRLLSVTTVSLCFALTLWYAAKFLKTQYFIGYESAFLEINLRSLAAVQSSSTVQFIWQYAVKGLLFLFATLFPLSVCAALARDLQVIAKLFLVSLGSLSGIFAGYFGILIWPAIRASSLNSFSIANAFFAAGQWLHETVTFSEKTVKFSATVLNGGMVLTPSDALLLNSLPRIIGSCVYALIFLYVLRRVAQEEIIKRELVYSAWAIILLTIYLMQWPVPEGYLLGPIDAMYAFPISLTFLAAAKLVFSLFVIGVLLPLVAGEAKKRYHITNS; this is translated from the coding sequence TTGGATACCACTCAAAAACAAGGCACTGCGCCAAATCAAAGTTTTTCTGCCGGTGAGATGGTGGCAAGTCGCTATAAGATTATTCGGCTGCTGGGTGTTGGTGGTATGGGCTGTGTTTATTTAGCTGAAGACACGGCGTTAAAGAGTGAACGGATAGCGATCAAAATCCTCCATCAGCAACTCTCTTTTGATGAAAAGTATTCAGAACGCTTTCTGCGCGAAGTGCAGTTAATGCGCAAAGTTAATCATCCTAACGTTGTGCGCACCTTTGACTTTGGGGCAGACAAGCAAGCTGTTTACTTTACGATGGAGTTTGTCGCAGGAAAGTCCTTACTAGAGTGCATTCAAAAAAAATTAATTCAACCAAGCTCCTATGTGTCGTTGATTATGCAAATTTGTTCTGGCTTGGCGTCGATTCATCAGGCAGGGATTTTACATCGAGACTTAAAGCCGGAGAACATTTTAATCCTTGAGGACGGAACTGCGAAAATTACTGATTTCGGGGTTGCGCGCACGGAAACCTCGGAGTTAACGGCACATAATGAGATTGTCGGGTCAGCCCCCTACATGGCTCCGGAGGTTTGGCTTGGGGAAAAGCTTAGCGCTAGTGTCGATCTTTATAGTCTTGGAATTATTTTATACGAACTTGTGACGCAGGAACTGCCGTTTGATGCGGAAGTTCCTGCAACGGTAATGCGAGAGCATCTCTATCAGAAACCCAAACCACCGCGAGATTTTGATCGCAATATTCCACAGTGGCTGAATTTGCTGATCTTAAGATTGCTAGAAAAATCTGCGTACAACCGTCCACGCTCGGCAGTTGAAATTATCCAAATGCTTAAGCGTGTTGGCGGGGATTCGGCGCGCATTAGTTTGCAGGCGCTTGCTGGTGAAGTTTCAGCTTCGACGACTATTGCGGCAGCATACTTGGAATCTCTCGAGGAACGTTCGCAGCGTGCGGCAAGTAAACTTGCAACCACGCAAACTACACGCGAGACTCAAGCTGGGACAGTAAATCAAGGTCAAATCCAGAACCAAATTATTGGAATGGCTTCTAAAATTAAGCATGTGACTTTGCGACGCATTGCCTTGCCTAAAATTAAAAAGCAACCGCTGGTTTTTGCACTACTCAGCCCGATTAACAAGCGTCTGCTTAGTGTGACAACTGTTAGCCTCTGCTTCGCACTAACTCTTTGGTATGCAGCTAAATTTCTTAAAACTCAGTATTTTATCGGATATGAGAGCGCATTTTTGGAAATTAATTTACGTAGTCTTGCTGCAGTTCAGTCGAGTAGTACAGTTCAGTTCATTTGGCAGTACGCGGTTAAAGGATTACTCTTTCTCTTTGCCACACTTTTTCCGCTAAGTGTCTGTGCAGCGCTAGCGCGCGATTTGCAAGTGATTGCTAAATTATTTTTAGTCAGCCTGGGTTCGTTATCTGGAATTTTTGCAGGTTATTTTGGAATTTTAATTTGGCCGGCAATTCGTGCCAGTTCACTTAATTCGTTTTCTATCGCCAATGCGTTTTTTGCTGCCGGCCAGTGGTTGCACGAGACTGTAACTTTTAGCGAGAAGACCGTTAAGTTTTCGGCGACAGTTTTAAATGGAGGAATGGTTTTAACTCCAAGTGATGCGCTACTGCTGAACTCGCTACCACGGATTATCGGAAGTTGTGTTTATGCGCTCATATTTCTTTATGTTTTGCGACGAGTTGCCCAGGAAGAAATTATTAAACGCGAATTAGTTTATTCTGCCTGGGCGATCATTCTGCTTACTATTTATTTAATGCAATGGCCTGTCCCTGAGGGATATTTGCTTGGGCCAATTGACGCGATGTATGCCTTCCCAATTAGTTTAACATTTCTAGCTGCAGCTAAATTAGTTTTTTCTTTGTTTGTCATCGGCGTACTACTTCCGCTTGTCGCGGGTGAGGCTAAGAAGCGCTATCATATTACAAATTCGTGA
- a CDS encoding glycosyltransferase family 39 protein, translating into MKSLTEKKHLRLLAEAVTLITCQVLSLIIGPPHFGWLVFLAIFLWLGMRIPQSNIADSATPTWLARQQWKIVLVLVIFSFALRLTGLNFGLPSGLHPDEGRKVRIAQRMIRSQDYNPHYFLHPSFTLYGMTFLGEAYKSITGQRLGKEGAPVKLRYLGRLLSCVLGSLSVALLFFLGKELFSAQIGLLAASLLAVLPLHVVCSRYVKEDASLVFFILLSLLTILIGQRRKNTAIYLLGCLFAGFAMSAKYTGVLSALFIVIPLAGLIYQALRAGNYAIFTQHFATVNLLIGSVACGTVALGFLLITPYALLDFEGFLQGFGAEQRHMTRGHNGAILPGDWFWMYHLQRSIFQGMTPLTMSIALLGCGFLLKRRNFQDLIVITAILLFYLPAEWVRAKPEPQPDRYILPCLPFLALAGAVVITNLSNLLQQQYPRLKLILVTLFVGSAALYSVPHTFSILEDTRIQAKHWIETNIAKQTLILVDANVYAPPIRRKNYPVISALGDSRFSILPTATALQDTGAKYLVVSSFFYDRFVKNPEKHSGLGKLYGWVFKNLQPVKVFSKPRYSYGFHNPTIRIYEIRPSASGISS; encoded by the coding sequence ATGAAAAGTTTGACTGAAAAAAAACACCTCAGACTACTGGCTGAAGCCGTCACATTAATCACTTGTCAAGTTTTATCGCTTATAATTGGACCTCCACATTTTGGTTGGCTAGTTTTTTTAGCGATTTTTTTGTGGCTGGGGATGCGTATTCCACAATCAAACATTGCAGATAGCGCTACGCCAACGTGGCTTGCTAGGCAGCAATGGAAAATTGTTTTAGTACTTGTAATTTTTTCATTTGCGCTACGCTTAACAGGTTTAAATTTTGGATTGCCAAGTGGACTGCACCCTGATGAGGGTCGCAAAGTTCGCATCGCGCAGCGTATGATCCGGTCTCAAGACTACAACCCGCACTACTTCTTGCATCCGAGCTTTACGCTTTACGGCATGACCTTCTTAGGTGAGGCCTACAAAAGCATAACCGGCCAAAGGCTGGGCAAAGAAGGGGCTCCGGTAAAATTACGCTATCTTGGTCGCCTGCTTAGCTGCGTTTTGGGGAGCTTATCTGTTGCTTTACTTTTTTTCTTGGGCAAGGAGCTTTTTAGTGCGCAGATTGGACTGCTCGCCGCAAGTTTACTTGCAGTGCTGCCCCTGCATGTCGTCTGTAGTCGCTACGTTAAAGAAGATGCAAGTCTTGTGTTTTTTATCTTACTTAGCTTGCTGACAATTCTCATAGGGCAGCGTAGGAAAAATACTGCAATTTATCTGCTGGGGTGTTTATTTGCTGGTTTTGCAATGTCAGCAAAATATACAGGAGTGCTGAGCGCCTTATTCATAGTGATTCCCCTTGCTGGGCTTATTTATCAAGCACTCCGTGCAGGGAATTATGCGATTTTTACGCAACATTTTGCAACTGTGAATTTGTTAATAGGTAGTGTTGCCTGTGGCACGGTGGCACTAGGGTTTTTATTAATTACACCTTATGCCTTACTAGATTTTGAGGGTTTTCTTCAGGGCTTTGGCGCAGAACAACGCCATATGACACGAGGACATAATGGTGCGATTTTACCAGGCGACTGGTTTTGGATGTATCACCTACAACGCAGCATTTTTCAGGGAATGACTCCCTTGACGATGAGCATTGCTTTACTTGGCTGTGGATTCCTACTGAAGCGCAGAAATTTTCAGGATTTAATTGTGATCACTGCAATTTTATTATTTTATCTTCCCGCGGAGTGGGTACGCGCAAAACCCGAGCCTCAGCCCGACCGCTATATTCTTCCATGCTTACCTTTTTTAGCCTTAGCTGGGGCGGTTGTGATTACAAACTTATCAAACTTGTTGCAGCAGCAGTATCCCAGGCTGAAGTTAATACTGGTTACACTTTTTGTCGGCTCTGCAGCACTTTATTCAGTTCCACATACATTTTCGATTCTCGAAGACACGCGCATTCAAGCCAAACATTGGATCGAAACAAATATCGCCAAACAGACCTTGATTCTTGTTGATGCTAATGTTTATGCTCCGCCGATTCGTCGCAAAAATTATCCTGTAATTTCAGCATTGGGCGATTCGCGCTTTTCTATTTTACCGACCGCAACAGCTTTGCAGGATACCGGTGCGAAATATCTAGTCGTATCTAGTTTTTTTTATGATCGCTTTGTGAAGAATCCAGAAAAGCACTCTGGGCTTGGCAAGCTATACGGTTGGGTATTTAAGAATCTTCAGCCCGTGAAGGTTTTCTCAAAGCCACGCTATAGCTATGGGTTTCATAATCCCACGATTAGAATTTATGAAATACGGCCGTCAGCATCAGGCATTTCCTCCTAG
- a CDS encoding polymer-forming cytoskeletal protein, giving the protein MKLGFGKTNDTLKRWHAAALQGTSSDSSFDDDVVLLTGKQTENASEVGATIDLDFSDQAQSSSRTSAQTDMFTQRQTSYAQPTFSTQQSTTYSSGTSASSGSLAQSFAKVPTSDPSLTLEDDLQRRFGTHIRAAIGTGTVIEGKLSFDSPVRVEGTLHGEVTSPSALIVGSHGIVDAKVRVGTLIVLGTVTGDIQVEDLIEIRRGGRLDADITVKRLVIEDGGAFNGYCNLSK; this is encoded by the coding sequence ATGAAACTAGGATTCGGAAAAACTAACGATACATTAAAACGCTGGCACGCTGCAGCTCTTCAAGGCACATCGAGTGATAGTTCATTTGATGACGATGTTGTGCTGCTCACTGGCAAGCAAACTGAAAATGCTTCGGAAGTTGGGGCAACTATCGACCTAGACTTCTCAGATCAGGCGCAAAGCAGTTCGCGCACATCTGCACAAACAGATATGTTTACACAGCGACAAACTAGTTACGCGCAGCCGACTTTTAGCACTCAGCAATCAACTACATATTCAAGTGGGACTAGCGCTTCCTCCGGAAGCCTGGCGCAATCATTTGCAAAAGTTCCAACCAGCGACCCAAGTCTAACATTGGAAGACGATTTGCAGAGGCGCTTTGGCACGCACATTCGTGCTGCGATCGGCACTGGAACGGTAATCGAAGGAAAGCTCAGCTTTGATAGTCCGGTAAGGGTTGAAGGCACATTACACGGTGAAGTGACTTCACCAAGTGCCCTGATTGTAGGAAGTCATGGAATTGTTGATGCTAAAGTACGTGTGGGAACATTGATTGTGCTTGGTACTGTGACCGGAGATATCCAGGTAGAGGATCTGATTGAAATTCGCCGTGGCGGCCGTCTTGATGCAGATATCACAGTAAAGCGCCTGGTGATTGAGGATGGGGGGGCCTTTAACGGCTACTGCAACTTGTCTAAATAA
- a CDS encoding metal-dependent transcriptional regulator, producing the protein MHSETWKEFGENEVTHSAAHHLLAIHELIVQRGYARVTDVAKHLDITTGSASTNLKALKIRGLVLEDENKFLTLSSEGNKLAETILHRRSILQNFFAEILGVSPTQAEIDACKTEHLLSRETTERMAKFMKKGSAK; encoded by the coding sequence ATGCATAGCGAAACCTGGAAAGAATTTGGAGAAAATGAAGTGACGCACAGTGCGGCTCATCACTTACTTGCCATCCATGAGCTAATCGTCCAGCGTGGATACGCCAGAGTTACTGACGTTGCCAAGCATTTAGATATCACAACAGGCAGCGCTTCGACTAACCTGAAAGCTCTAAAAATCCGGGGACTAGTGCTTGAGGATGAAAATAAATTTCTTACGCTTTCAAGTGAAGGCAACAAACTTGCCGAAACAATCTTGCACCGTCGTTCAATTTTACAGAACTTTTTTGCCGAAATTCTTGGTGTAAGCCCCACTCAAGCTGAAATCGATGCTTGTAAAACGGAACACCTACTTAGCCGAGAAACTACCGAGCGCATGGCTAAGTTTATGAAAAAAGGTAGTGCTAAGTAG
- a CDS encoding metal-dependent hydrolase: MASYQSHINVSAITGLLYAIIGVVLIKASAELALLAAGLIVVTGMLPDIDGGEKSPAHEFGCFLGALVPFILFQFHPEIFNGSAIRLASILLGSYLISRIFVVRILKAFTIRRGLFHSVPAALIATELTYLVFFDANHRERLYLAVATMLGFMSHLMLDATSNVDLIGNAFGGAEPKPRALKFRGNSSLATVAVYAVLILCTYLVLQDLTVGNKIVAKN, from the coding sequence ATGGCATCATATCAAAGTCATATAAATGTCAGCGCCATCACTGGACTGCTCTACGCGATCATTGGAGTAGTGCTCATTAAAGCTAGTGCTGAGTTGGCTCTGCTTGCGGCTGGATTGATTGTGGTGACTGGAATGCTTCCCGATATTGACGGCGGAGAAAAGAGCCCGGCTCATGAGTTTGGCTGTTTTCTTGGGGCACTTGTGCCTTTTATTTTATTTCAGTTTCATCCAGAAATTTTTAATGGCTCGGCAATTCGCTTAGCTTCGATCTTACTTGGCTCATATCTAATTAGCAGAATCTTTGTGGTCAGGATTCTTAAGGCATTCACGATCAGACGTGGGCTTTTTCACAGCGTCCCTGCAGCTTTGATTGCTACTGAATTGACATATTTGGTATTCTTTGACGCAAACCATCGGGAGCGACTTTATTTAGCCGTTGCTACGATGCTTGGCTTTATGTCGCATCTAATGCTCGATGCCACGTCCAATGTAGACTTAATTGGGAACGCTTTTGGCGGCGCAGAACCTAAGCCAAGAGCCTTAAAGTTCCGTGGAAACTCTAGTCTAGCAACGGTCGCTGTCTATGCAGTGCTGATCTTGTGCACTTATCTGGTCTTACAAGACCTCACAGTCGGCAATAAAATTGTTGCAAAAAATTAA
- a CDS encoding ABC transporter substrate-binding protein — MKYFLSIFLFALPIFATADTKLKVGVVAPLSGPAASAGEAIRNSITLASKNLDPTKKVNFIFEDDQMLPKNTVTAVNKLILSDQVHALIVFGTPTAAAVNSIAEQQQIPMIALSILDTIVNDKKFVVKHWVRAETENQLVVGTVRKRNYQRVAVVSTVNDAMLKLKDLFQTALPEIVVANEELNKDDMDFKTVIARLQASKPDAVYVLLWPPQPGLFVRQLREAGYKGEVFGAHNLEDLREVSSSNNTLVGSWFVTGNDKNAKDFYASYQKTYGDLPAAGGVNAYDVAYMLIRGSSAENLNHYLHNINNFTGLYGSYTSSGVNDFTIPAAIKVIKSNGFELQAELP; from the coding sequence ATGAAATATTTTCTTTCGATCTTTCTTTTTGCTCTCCCTATATTTGCTACTGCCGATACTAAACTTAAAGTTGGCGTAGTCGCTCCCTTAAGTGGCCCAGCTGCCTCTGCCGGCGAGGCAATTCGTAATAGCATTACACTTGCTTCAAAAAATCTAGATCCGACAAAGAAAGTTAACTTTATTTTCGAAGACGACCAAATGCTTCCTAAGAACACGGTCACAGCTGTTAATAAATTAATTTTAAGCGATCAAGTGCATGCACTAATTGTCTTTGGAACGCCTACAGCTGCTGCTGTAAATTCAATTGCCGAACAGCAACAAATTCCGATGATAGCACTCTCGATTTTAGATACGATAGTTAACGATAAAAAATTTGTTGTTAAGCACTGGGTTCGTGCTGAAACAGAAAATCAATTAGTCGTCGGAACTGTGCGTAAGCGTAATTATCAGCGCGTTGCTGTTGTTAGTACAGTTAATGATGCAATGCTGAAGTTAAAAGATTTATTCCAAACTGCGCTACCAGAAATCGTGGTAGCAAATGAAGAATTAAATAAAGATGACATGGATTTTAAAACTGTGATTGCAAGGCTTCAAGCCAGCAAACCTGATGCAGTCTATGTCTTACTTTGGCCTCCGCAGCCAGGGTTATTTGTCAGACAATTACGTGAGGCTGGATATAAAGGAGAGGTTTTTGGCGCACACAATTTGGAAGATCTACGTGAAGTGAGTTCGAGTAATAATACCTTAGTTGGTTCTTGGTTTGTTACTGGTAATGACAAAAACGCTAAAGATTTTTATGCCAGTTACCAAAAGACTTATGGGGACTTGCCCGCTGCAGGTGGCGTCAACGCCTATGATGTCGCCTATATGTTAATCCGCGGTTCATCTGCCGAAAATTTAAATCATTACCTACATAACATTAATAATTTCACTGGCCTCTACGGCTCATACACCTCAAGCGGTGTAAACGACTTTACAATTCCTGCTGCAATTAAAGTTATCAAAAGTAACGGGTTTGAGTTGCAAGCAGAGCTTCCCTAG
- the rplS gene encoding 50S ribosomal protein L19, with protein MNLVEKIAASQCKESTTKFRTGDTVRVHQLIQEGGKERVQIFEGVIIRHAGGGISESITVRKISYNVGVERIFPINSPRVQKIEVKQRGKVRRGRIYYLRGLRGKAAKIEEARYESPSS; from the coding sequence ATGAATCTTGTTGAAAAAATTGCTGCATCGCAGTGTAAAGAATCTACCACGAAATTTCGCACTGGCGATACTGTCCGTGTTCACCAACTAATTCAAGAAGGTGGCAAAGAACGCGTCCAGATTTTTGAAGGCGTAATCATTCGTCATGCTGGTGGCGGCATCAGTGAAAGTATCACGGTGCGTAAGATTTCATATAACGTTGGAGTTGAGCGTATTTTCCCAATCAATTCACCACGCGTTCAAAAAATTGAAGTTAAACAACGTGGTAAAGTCCGTCGTGGGCGTATTTACTACTTAAGAGGTTTACGTGGTAAAGCTGCTAAGATCGAAGAAGCACGCTACGAAAGCCCTTCAAGTTAA
- a CDS encoding transporter substrate-binding domain-containing protein produces MKSLLFFIVVLSLIGCGDGSAKQTSSQFPQSQSTFDRIVLTNEIRCGYSLWPLAFDREPNRGNFSGAFFEITEEIAKRSGLKIIWEEEIPIGDAALALNSNKIDLFCSGIWPSSMRAKFMTFSNAAFYNVTTAYVSANSPYRTADDLLQNANTLTFGTIDGEMSERLQAAYFPTSKTFSLSKESDGPALLLAIATNKADLTITDRTVAHLYAQKNPNSIREIESAQPFAVFGDMYAMSKGEQKLKDFLDVSIEDLKNTGFINKVLTKYDPSGKLLVPEKPAF; encoded by the coding sequence GTGAAATCTTTATTATTTTTTATAGTTGTTCTTAGTTTGATTGGCTGTGGCGATGGAAGTGCCAAACAGACTTCATCTCAGTTTCCACAAAGCCAAAGTACTTTTGACCGTATTGTTCTCACCAATGAAATCCGCTGCGGCTACTCACTATGGCCTCTTGCCTTTGATCGGGAACCTAATCGCGGAAATTTTTCTGGTGCTTTTTTTGAAATTACAGAAGAGATTGCCAAACGCTCTGGACTTAAAATTATCTGGGAAGAAGAGATTCCAATTGGGGATGCGGCACTAGCGTTAAATTCAAATAAAATCGATCTCTTTTGTAGCGGGATTTGGCCTTCTTCGATGCGGGCAAAGTTTATGACTTTTTCCAATGCGGCATTTTATAACGTTACAACTGCTTATGTCAGTGCCAATAGTCCTTATCGAACAGCCGATGATTTACTACAGAATGCCAATACACTTACGTTTGGCACAATTGATGGTGAAATGTCAGAAAGATTACAAGCTGCTTACTTTCCCACTAGTAAAACATTTTCATTATCTAAAGAATCTGATGGCCCAGCATTACTCTTAGCAATTGCAACCAACAAAGCTGACTTGACGATCACCGATCGTACAGTGGCCCATCTCTACGCACAGAAAAATCCAAACTCCATTCGTGAGATTGAATCTGCTCAGCCATTTGCAGTGTTTGGAGATATGTACGCGATGAGTAAGGGTGAGCAAAAACTAAAAGATTTCCTAGATGTCTCGATTGAAGATCTAAAAAACACTGGCTTTATTAATAAAGTCTTAACTAAGTACGATCCTTCAGGGAAATTGTTGGTTCCAGAAAAACCTGCATTCTAA